One genomic segment of Carassius auratus strain Wakin chromosome 29, ASM336829v1, whole genome shotgun sequence includes these proteins:
- the LOC113048666 gene encoding uncharacterized protein LOC113048666, whose protein sequence is MCYWCFRWGQIENVQSWVAFRTGLNSDVLTKAVPLLLTGRSCPSSADWKKLSLFCCLEEAVPLLLSGRSCPSSAVWKKLSLFCCLEEAVPLLLSGRSCPSSAVWKKLSLFCCLEEAVPLLLSGRSCPSSAVWKKLSLFCCLENRRPHFCCLEEAVPIFCCLEEAVPVVLSGKLATFLLSGRSSPPCCLEEAVPLLLSGRSSPLFFPVWKTAAPLELSGQSRPHFCFLESLSPPSSTPQPQKKDCILCRP, encoded by the exons ATGTGTTACTG GTGTTTCCGATGGGGACAAATAGAGAATGTGCAGTCCTGGGTGGCCTTCAGAACAGGATTGAATAGTGATGTCCTGACCA AAGCTGTCCCTCTTCTGCTGACTGGAAGAAGCTGTCCCTCTTCTGCTGACTGGAAGAAGCTGTCCCTCTTCTGCTGTCTGGAAGAAGCTGTCCCTCTTCTGCTGTCTGGAAGAAGCTGTCCCTCTTCTGCTGTCTGGAAGAAGCTGTCCCTCTTCTGCTGTCTGGAAGAAGCTGTCCCTCTTCTGCTGTCTGGAAGAAGCTGTCCCTCTTCTGCTGTCTGGAAGAAGCTGTCCCTCTTCTGCTGTCTGGAAGAAGCTGTCCCTCTTCTGCTGTCTGGAAGAAGCTGTCCCTCTTCTGCTGTCTGGAAGAAGCTGTCCCTCTTCTGCTGTCTGGAAAACCG CAGGCCACATTTTTGCTGTCTGGAAGAAGCTGTTCCCATTTTTTGCTGTCTGGAAGAAGCTGTCCCTGTTGTGCTGTCTGGAAAACTG GCCACATTTCTGCTGTCTGGAAGAAGCAGTCCTCCTTGCTGTCTGGAAGAAGCTGTCCCTCTTCTGCTGTCTGGAAGAAGCTCTCCCCTTTTTTTTCCAGTCTGGAAAACTG CAGCCCCTTTAGAGTTGTCAGGGCAAAGCAGGCCACATTTTTGCTTTCTGGAAAGCCTTTCTCCCCCCTCTTCTACACCACAACCCCAGAAGAAAGATTGCATCCTTTGCAGACCCTGA